Proteins encoded in a region of the Panicum hallii strain FIL2 chromosome 3, PHallii_v3.1, whole genome shotgun sequence genome:
- the LOC112886909 gene encoding uncharacterized protein At5g48480, with amino-acid sequence MAEVATNGSEVLAAPAAVQAPAVFTGLKVQVTVPAGRAEEAVAFYKAAFAAEEVSRSTHPKRKGDGEEAALLCAELKVGAATLLVCDQAGDDVPAVGKEGAAASGLVLRLETDDVNNAAAQAATAGSTLQGEVTEDGCGLGATLVDLFGVTWVLASSTSAKKCA; translated from the exons ATGGCGGAAGTGGCGACCAACGGCTCGGAGGTGCTCGCCGCTCCGGCGGCCGTGCAGGCGCCGGCGGTGTTCACCGGCCTGAAGGTGCAGGTGACGGTCCCGGCAGGGCGCGCCGAGGAGGCGGTGGCCTTCTACAAGGCCGCTTTCGCCGCGGAGGAGGTATCCCGCTCCACCCACCCCAAGCGCAagggcgacggcgaggaggcggcgctGCTGTGCGCCGAGCTGAAGGTCGGGGCGGCGACCCTGCTCGTCTGTGACCAGGCCGGCGACGACGTCCCCGCCGT GGGCAAGGAGGGCGCCGCTGCTAGCGGCCTCGTGCTGCGCCTGGAGACCGACGACGTGAACAACgccgcggcgcaggcggcgaccGCCGGCAGCACGCTGCAGGGGGAGGTCACCGAGGATGGCTGCGGGCTGGGCGCTACCCTCGTCGACCTCTTCGGCGTCACCTGGGTCCTCgcctcctccacctccgccaAGAAGTGCGCCTAG
- the LOC112884503 gene encoding uncharacterized protein LOC112884503, whose protein sequence is MNPSARRGMDAPDSMDAVELAPEATDAEELALDSMEAPEEDALDSMETTLEAPEELAPDSLASEEVASEEFAALASLPESLAPEEIAVPKSFPDFVPDSLELDSLPDMVPDSMEPESQGTLCKRCNTIHGDNDVVACRLACREASRGESCRLVHRDYNLAARILDDQDKSDCLIYIPDVDKLQISGETILVPEHVQNKLDEQRKMKKRCKQRTIDNRKTSNGFS, encoded by the exons ATGAATCCTAGCGCTCGCCGAGGCATGGACGCACCGGACTCCATGGATGCAGTGGAGTTGGCGCCGGAGGCCACGGATGCAGAGGAGTTGGCGCTGGACTCCATggaggcgccagaggaggaTGCACTGGACTCCATGGAGACGACCTTGGAGGCGCCGGAGGAACTCGCGCCGGACTCCTTGGCATCGGAGGAGGTCGCGTCGGAGGAGTTCGCCGCATTAGCGTCCTTGCCGGAGTCCTTGGCGCCAGAGGAGATCGCCGTGCCGAAGTCCTTCCCGGACTTCGTGCCGGACTCCTTGGAGTTGGACTCCTTGCCGGACATGGTGCCGGACTCCATGGAGCCCGAGTCACAAGGTACTCTTTGCAAGCGTTGCAATACTATCCATGGTGACAACGACGTTGTAGCCTGCCGCCTAGCTTGCCGTGAAGCTAGCAGGGGCGAGAGTTGCCGTCTTGTTCATCGTGACTACAATCTCGCTGCTAGGATATTAGATGATCAAGACAAGTCCGATTGTTTGATTTACATTCCTGATGTGGACAAGCTTCAAATCAGCGGCGAGACAATTCTTGTGCCTGAGCACGTTCAGAACAAGTTGGACGAACAAAGGAAGATGAAAAAAAGATGCAAACAAAGAACAATAGACAATCG AAAGACTAGCAATGGCTTCAGCTAG